One window of Phaeobacter sp. G2 genomic DNA carries:
- a CDS encoding Ig-like domain-containing protein, with protein MTDLLRRVSHLLLASFLLLPGLVQAQSAPSFSAVFSPDSITSGNNSTLTLTITEISGLPASDLTVSAALPAGVTVTGGSQSNTCNGTFTAVSGSSSLSLSEGRLGASQSCVMTLPVTSSTVATHTLVTGDLTSSLGNSGTATDDLTVTLPTPVFSHSFAPSTVNPGDISTLTYTIDNSAGALDIFSSSFDETLPSGLALTTPASVVNNCGGSIQVTSGGNNVDVDSVSLAAGASCTITVDVEALSLGDQVTSSTLFSTFSNFSNSQVIGTGTLVVEAAASNPINFSKRFSVTQVGLSQNVTLSFTLQNTNRDDAATNITFTDDLDAMLSGLTATSLPASGFCGAGSTISGSSSLTISGATLAAGDSCNFDVTLLTPAGAATGDYTNTTSTLSADIGGSPYSGTAAQANLRVLGDGGQGAVLSKSFINNPTTPGTNATLRYTVSNPNASFALSDIAFSDVISDITGAADVTIDTLPSTGSCGVGSNFFQSVPSADSFAFNLSGGVIAAGSSCVFDLLLDVETTATPGSYSSTSGDVISTVNGGSVITLGASDTLQVAGGANLTFTQVFSEDRVGAGDTATLTFTITSAAESPSTATGLTFSNDLSTFLSGATFGITSNSCGGSAALSAGDTLLSYSGGSLAPGDSCTVVTAVSIPGGSSNGTYASTSSTLTGMAGGEALVVPLSSDDLQVLEGAPLEVSKSLAPSAALPGETITLTYTLTNPDPTLGYTSVFFTESYSSALSSLAIVPASLPAGGFCGGSSSASGTTFGIFSGIEVPANGSCVFSVDLLVPAGASDGAYALISSNVTGSLNGTSVTLPTMNDTLTVQGAALSLVKSYASTPTAPGDTVTAEYTLTNLSSTHAIDSIIFSDDLDAQLSGLTSSAGALSDICGTGSALSGSSTLSFSGGTLAAGASCSFDVTQLVPGGASAATYAGTPGTPSGQSSGLAVGGSAIPANLTVSSTSLPSFSKSFTDPALAAGGSTTLTYVITNTDPSASLTALRFSDDLDAVLSGLVVSAGTGSDLCGSGSSVSGTGLITLTGGELAPSASCTIALTVSLPGSASSGSYSSTSGDLSAGGSFAASGATDSFSVEPAPGFAQALSPATIAQGGVTTATFTIDNSASALAANSLDVSNTLPAGLVVAPTPNASVTCTGGTATAVPGGSVISYTGGTVGAGASCTISLDLRATAVGSLVNTTGDLTSGLGNSGTTTDTLTVTAAPAPGFTKGFASSTIVQGASTSLGFTIDNSSALIEASSLDFTDSLPAGLVVADSPNAASNCTGGTLTATAGSSSISYTGGSVTAAASCQISVDVTAATVGALANTSGDLTSSLGNSGTASDTLTVTAAPAPSFAKSFDDSSVTLGANTTLTFNIDNSTALIAATALDFTDTLPAGLTVASTPNASSTCTGGTLTATAGAGSISYTGGSVSAAASCVIIVDVTTSGSGTLVNTTGDLTSSLGNSGTATASLKVATLGFDSPLSGDDIVNAAEATTVTLSGTTSLIEDGQSVSVSVTDSASGTASGSATVSSDAWSLVIDLSGLSDGSLNLTADVSDAAGTPTPQASASLTLDTDQPALSFDTPLAGDNIVSAAEAGSLTISGGAAGLVDGRSVSLVITDSASATVSGSTTVSSDAWSLVVDLSGLSDGTLSLTADATDAAGNPVDQASTSLELDLNTPSGYSASFDQNSVNSGNEAAASFTFASAEVGALYDYSISSDGGGSPVSGSGTIASASEQITGLDLSGLGDGILTLSVTLTDSAGQAGSAASNTAAKDTSRPTVTLTGPTTAQSSAFVVSLTFDTSVTGLAEADFTIDGGTASGLTGSGTSYSVTVTPDHDGTMTITLPVDSAVSATGNGNEISNVLSVEADLTGTPDPTPPADADGDGIPDNLESSTADRDGDGIVDSADYDPQGYFYCEDNGNILSGGGITVTGPSGSNSSVGISNNINIVRDGSTGEYQWFALVPGSYSVSYSYPATGVASTTRLSSGTLDVTSLLPANPAVLGSTQVGSTGVLADPSLAANPVFYDTFVIEAGDPDVLANNIPMTNCSAVITVSASDNGAEANGAATDSANFTISQTVATTLDSVISYTLTGTATSGADYTAPSGSVTIPAGATSALVDLPVLEDGLIEGDETVILTLTSVTSASAGVALSTTASELTRSATVTDDDFAVIAVTNDDLTATEGGSDTAAMSFVLLGQPTQDVVLSFAGDAQCSVSPAQATFTSANYASAQTLTITAIDDTIVEGTHSCQPTVTVTSTDTAFDGFGLALAQVVVTDDLIDQIRTPLTEILKNDLEDTVGSQQRHFSGIAKGALARLQAGEAGLGCGTLASFDVDGSINTQGDTGGSDGTFGYDVYNCGTGSRDILAGSFSLTRTENIGTQALVQFSRQRERFLSESDLRGRFWGGYLSRTNVTGLADGAIHGVGVNGGLYGARQLGDGLFLDYYAAGGFGHHRFDLSFANAGGAIQADGSYDYAAAYAGVALSGRHQRDKLLIIPRVGLDLAYALAGDADVTATQLGLSSTGSIDIPDYNGGRFFAEVEIAGLGSQDGDNPRAISRLMSLTPRVICEVSSYDSGLGCGLGLNFSQELFNPATGLIFSFEIDYESVDDTDRLSVDFHRERRFANGAGAVVTRLSMPSTATLKVEHGLRLDF; from the coding sequence ATGACCGATCTGCTGCGCCGTGTTTCACATCTGCTCCTTGCCAGTTTCCTGTTGCTGCCCGGCCTGGTTCAGGCGCAGTCCGCCCCCAGCTTTTCGGCGGTGTTTTCACCCGATTCGATCACCAGCGGCAACAATAGCACCCTGACCCTGACCATCACCGAGATCTCGGGTCTTCCCGCCAGCGATCTGACCGTCAGCGCCGCCCTGCCCGCCGGTGTGACCGTGACTGGCGGCAGCCAGTCCAACACCTGTAACGGCACGTTCACGGCAGTCTCGGGCAGCAGCAGCCTGAGCCTGAGTGAGGGACGTCTGGGCGCCAGCCAAAGCTGTGTTATGACCCTGCCGGTGACCTCCAGCACGGTGGCCACGCATACGCTGGTCACCGGGGATCTGACCTCCTCGTTGGGCAATAGCGGCACCGCCACGGATGATCTGACCGTCACCCTGCCAACCCCTGTGTTTTCCCATAGTTTTGCGCCCAGCACCGTCAATCCTGGGGATATCAGCACCCTCACCTATACCATCGACAACAGTGCCGGCGCGCTCGATATCTTTTCGTCCAGTTTTGACGAAACACTGCCAAGCGGGCTGGCGCTGACCACCCCGGCCTCTGTTGTCAACAATTGCGGCGGCAGCATTCAGGTCACCTCTGGTGGCAATAATGTCGATGTCGATAGTGTCAGTCTCGCAGCCGGGGCCAGCTGTACGATCACTGTCGATGTCGAGGCCCTGAGCCTGGGCGACCAGGTTACCAGCAGCACTCTGTTTTCGACCTTCTCCAACTTCTCCAACAGCCAGGTCATCGGCACTGGCACTCTGGTGGTCGAGGCCGCAGCCTCCAACCCGATCAATTTCTCCAAAAGATTCTCAGTGACCCAGGTGGGCCTGTCGCAGAATGTGACCCTCAGCTTTACCCTGCAAAACACCAACCGCGATGACGCGGCCACCAATATCACCTTCACGGATGATCTGGATGCCATGCTGTCGGGGCTGACGGCCACCAGCCTGCCCGCCAGTGGCTTTTGTGGCGCGGGCTCCACGATCAGTGGTTCCAGCAGCCTGACAATTTCTGGCGCGACGCTGGCCGCCGGGGACAGCTGCAACTTTGATGTCACCCTGCTGACGCCCGCCGGGGCAGCCACCGGGGATTACACCAATACCACCAGCACCCTGAGCGCCGATATCGGCGGCAGCCCCTATAGCGGCACTGCGGCCCAGGCGAATCTGCGGGTGCTGGGCGATGGTGGCCAGGGCGCGGTGCTGAGCAAGTCCTTCATCAACAATCCGACGACCCCCGGCACGAACGCGACCCTGCGCTATACGGTGAGCAACCCCAATGCCAGCTTTGCCCTCAGTGACATCGCCTTCAGCGACGTCATCAGCGATATCACCGGTGCCGCTGATGTGACCATCGACACCCTGCCCTCGACCGGCTCTTGCGGGGTCGGCAGCAACTTTTTCCAGAGCGTTCCCTCAGCCGATAGTTTTGCTTTCAACCTGTCAGGCGGCGTAATCGCGGCTGGCAGCAGCTGCGTCTTCGATCTGCTGCTCGACGTTGAGACCACAGCCACCCCAGGGAGCTACAGCTCCACCAGTGGCGATGTGATCTCCACCGTCAATGGCGGATCGGTTATCACCCTGGGCGCCAGCGATACTCTGCAGGTGGCGGGTGGCGCCAATCTCACCTTTACCCAGGTCTTCAGCGAAGACCGTGTGGGAGCGGGAGATACCGCAACCTTGACCTTTACCATCACCAGCGCGGCGGAATCCCCCTCCACCGCCACCGGTCTGACCTTCAGCAATGACCTGAGCACCTTCCTGTCCGGGGCCACCTTTGGCATCACCAGCAACAGCTGTGGCGGCAGTGCCGCCTTGTCTGCCGGCGATACCCTGCTGAGCTACAGTGGCGGCTCCCTGGCCCCCGGAGACAGCTGCACCGTGGTGACCGCCGTGTCGATCCCCGGCGGCAGCAGCAATGGCACCTATGCCAGCACCAGCAGCACCTTGACCGGCATGGCCGGCGGCGAGGCTCTGGTGGTGCCGCTCAGCAGCGATGACCTGCAGGTGCTGGAAGGCGCGCCTCTGGAAGTCTCCAAGAGCCTTGCTCCCAGCGCCGCCCTGCCTGGTGAAACCATCACCCTGACCTATACGCTGACCAATCCGGATCCGACCCTGGGCTATACTTCGGTGTTTTTCACCGAGTCCTACTCCTCTGCCCTGTCCTCGCTGGCCATTGTTCCGGCCTCGCTGCCCGCCGGAGGGTTCTGTGGCGGCAGCAGCAGCGCCAGCGGTACGACCTTTGGCATTTTTTCGGGGATCGAAGTCCCGGCCAATGGCAGCTGCGTCTTTTCCGTTGATCTGCTGGTGCCCGCCGGGGCCTCGGATGGGGCTTATGCCTTGATCAGTTCCAATGTCACCGGCTCGCTGAACGGCACCTCCGTGACCCTGCCGACCATGAACGACACGCTGACAGTGCAAGGCGCGGCGCTCTCGCTGGTCAAATCCTATGCCAGCACCCCAACCGCCCCCGGTGATACGGTCACCGCAGAATATACCCTCACCAATCTGAGCAGCACCCATGCCATCGACAGTATTATCTTTAGCGATGATCTGGATGCGCAACTCTCTGGCTTGACCTCCAGTGCCGGCGCTCTGTCGGATATCTGCGGCACAGGCTCTGCCCTCAGCGGCAGCTCGACCCTCAGCTTTAGCGGTGGCACTCTGGCGGCGGGAGCCAGCTGTAGTTTTGATGTCACCCAACTGGTTCCAGGTGGCGCCAGTGCTGCGACCTATGCCGGCACCCCCGGCACGCCCAGCGGTCAGAGCTCTGGCCTGGCCGTTGGTGGCTCTGCAATACCGGCCAATCTCACGGTCTCCAGCACCTCCCTGCCCAGCTTCAGCAAGAGCTTTACCGATCCGGCCCTGGCGGCAGGCGGCAGCACCACGCTGACCTATGTGATCACCAATACCGACCCCAGCGCCAGCCTCACCGCGCTGCGCTTTAGCGATGATCTGGATGCGGTGCTGAGCGGCCTTGTGGTCAGCGCAGGCACTGGCAGCGATCTGTGTGGCAGCGGCTCCAGCGTTTCGGGCACTGGCCTGATTACGCTGACTGGGGGCGAGCTGGCCCCCAGTGCCAGCTGCACCATCGCGCTGACCGTCTCCCTGCCCGGCTCGGCCTCCTCCGGCAGCTACAGCAGTACCTCCGGCGACCTCTCTGCCGGCGGCAGCTTTGCCGCCAGTGGCGCCACGGACAGTTTTTCGGTGGAGCCAGCACCGGGCTTTGCCCAGGCCTTGTCGCCTGCAACCATTGCCCAGGGTGGGGTCACCACTGCCACCTTTACCATCGACAATAGCGCCTCTGCCCTGGCGGCCAACAGTCTGGATGTCAGCAATACCCTGCCCGCAGGTCTGGTGGTGGCGCCGACACCCAACGCCAGTGTCACCTGTACGGGGGGAACCGCCACGGCTGTGCCGGGTGGATCGGTGATTTCATATACCGGCGGCACCGTTGGCGCCGGCGCCAGCTGTACCATCTCCCTGGATCTGCGCGCCACCGCGGTTGGCTCCCTGGTCAACACCACCGGCGACCTAACCTCCGGCCTGGGCAATTCCGGCACCACCACAGATACCCTGACCGTTACCGCAGCGCCCGCTCCCGGTTTTACCAAGGGGTTTGCCAGCAGCACCATCGTCCAGGGCGCCAGCACCAGCCTAGGCTTTACCATCGACAACAGCAGCGCCTTGATCGAGGCCTCATCGCTGGATTTCACCGACAGCCTGCCTGCCGGGCTCGTTGTGGCCGACAGCCCCAATGCCGCCAGCAACTGTACCGGCGGCACCCTGACCGCCACAGCGGGCAGCAGCAGCATCAGCTATACTGGTGGTAGCGTTACTGCCGCCGCCAGCTGTCAAATCAGCGTTGATGTCACCGCCGCCACAGTGGGTGCCCTGGCCAATACCAGCGGCGATCTCACCTCCTCCTTGGGCAATTCCGGCACTGCCTCGGATACGCTAACTGTCACCGCCGCCCCCGCGCCGAGCTTTGCCAAAAGTTTTGACGACAGCAGCGTGACCCTGGGTGCCAACACCACCCTCACCTTTAACATCGACAACAGCACGGCTCTGATTGCCGCCACAGCGCTGGATTTCACCGACACCCTGCCTGCGGGCCTCACCGTGGCCAGCACCCCCAATGCCAGCAGCACCTGCACCGGAGGCACCCTGACGGCCACCGCTGGCGCGGGCAGCATCAGCTATACTGGCGGCAGTGTCTCGGCTGCAGCCAGCTGTGTTATCATCGTCGATGTTACCACCAGTGGCAGCGGTACCCTGGTCAATACCACTGGCGACCTCACCTCCTCGCTGGGCAATTCCGGCACCGCCACAGCCAGCCTCAAGGTCGCCACGCTTGGCTTTGACAGCCCGCTGAGTGGCGATGATATCGTCAATGCCGCCGAGGCCACCACGGTCACCCTCTCGGGCACAACCAGCCTGATCGAAGACGGCCAGAGCGTCAGCGTCAGTGTCACCGACAGCGCCAGTGGCACGGCCAGTGGCAGCGCCACGGTCAGCAGCGATGCCTGGAGCCTGGTGATTGATCTCAGCGGTCTGAGTGATGGCAGCCTCAACCTGACAGCGGATGTCTCGGATGCGGCGGGCACGCCAACACCACAGGCCAGCGCCAGCCTGACCCTGGACACAGATCAGCCTGCGCTGAGTTTCGACACCCCGCTGGCGGGCGATAATATCGTCTCCGCTGCCGAGGCTGGCAGCCTGACCATTTCCGGCGGCGCCGCTGGCCTGGTAGATGGGCGCAGCGTCAGTCTTGTCATCACCGACAGCGCCAGTGCCACAGTCAGTGGCAGCACCACGGTCAGCAGCGATGCCTGGAGCCTGGTGGTCGATCTCAGCGGCCTGAGTGATGGCACGCTGAGCCTGACGGCGGATGCCACGGATGCGGCCGGAAACCCAGTGGATCAGGCCAGCACCAGCCTGGAGTTGGATCTCAATACGCCCTCTGGCTATAGCGCCAGCTTTGATCAGAACTCGGTCAATAGCGGCAATGAGGCCGCGGCGAGCTTTACCTTTGCCAGCGCTGAGGTTGGAGCGCTTTATGATTATTCCATCTCCTCGGATGGGGGCGGCAGCCCGGTCAGCGGCAGCGGCACCATTGCCAGCGCCAGCGAGCAGATCACCGGACTGGATCTCTCGGGGCTTGGCGATGGCATCCTGACGCTGTCGGTTACCCTGACCGACAGCGCCGGTCAGGCCGGATCTGCCGCCAGTAATACCGCGGCCAAAGACACCAGCCGTCCCACCGTCACCCTGACGGGCCCAACGACGGCACAGAGCAGCGCCTTTGTGGTCAGCCTGACCTTCGACACCAGCGTCACCGGGCTTGCCGAGGCGGACTTCACCATTGATGGCGGCACCGCCTCTGGCCTGACGGGCAGCGGCACCAGCTACAGCGTCACCGTAACCCCGGATCACGATGGTACCATGACCATCACCCTGCCCGTCGACAGCGCCGTCAGCGCCACCGGCAATGGCAATGAGATCAGCAATGTGCTGAGTGTTGAGGCAGATCTGACCGGCACCCCAGATCCAACACCGCCCGCCGATGCCGATGGCGACGGGATCCCCGATAACCTGGAAAGCAGCACCGCTGACCGCGATGGTGACGGTATTGTCGATAGCGCCGACTACGATCCGCAGGGCTATTTTTACTGCGAAGACAATGGCAATATTCTGTCAGGCGGCGGCATCACCGTCACCGGTCCAAGCGGCTCCAACAGCTCCGTCGGGATTTCCAACAACATCAACATCGTGCGTGATGGCTCCACCGGGGAATATCAGTGGTTCGCCCTGGTGCCGGGCAGCTATAGTGTGAGCTACAGCTATCCCGCGACCGGGGTTGCCAGCACCACGCGCCTGTCTTCTGGCACCCTGGATGTGACCTCGCTCTTGCCCGCCAACCCAGCGGTTCTGGGCTCGACCCAAGTAGGCTCCACTGGCGTGCTGGCGGACCCCTCTCTCGCGGCCAACCCGGTGTTCTACGATACCTTCGTAATCGAGGCCGGTGATCCGGATGTGCTCGCCAATAACATCCCGATGACCAATTGCAGCGCCGTGATCACTGTCAGCGCCAGCGACAATGGTGCCGAAGCCAATGGCGCCGCAACTGATAGCGCCAATTTCACCATCAGCCAGACAGTGGCGACCACTCTGGACAGTGTCATCAGCTACACTCTGACTGGCACCGCCACCTCGGGGGCCGACTACACCGCCCCCTCGGGAAGTGTCACTATCCCGGCCGGTGCAACATCGGCCCTGGTGGATTTGCCGGTGCTCGAAGACGGGCTGATCGAGGGCGACGAGACCGTCATTTTGACCCTCACCAGCGTGACCAGTGCTTCCGCCGGAGTGGCGCTCTCGACCACCGCATCTGAACTGACTCGCTCTGCCACTGTGACGGATGACGATTTTGCCGTCATCGCGGTGACCAATGACGACCTCACCGCCACCGAGGGCGGCAGCGATACCGCGGCGATGAGTTTTGTATTGCTGGGCCAACCAACCCAGGATGTGGTGCTGAGCTTTGCCGGCGATGCCCAGTGTAGCGTCTCGCCAGCCCAAGCGACCTTTACCAGCGCCAATTATGCCAGTGCCCAGACCCTCACCATCACCGCGATTGATGATACCATCGTCGAAGGCACCCACAGCTGTCAGCCCACGGTCACCGTGACCTCGACTGATACGGCCTTTGATGGGTTTGGCCTTGCCCTGGCACAGGTGGTGGTGACGGATGATCTCATCGATCAGATTCGCACACCGCTGACTGAGATCCTGAAAAACGACCTGGAAGACACCGTTGGCAGCCAGCAGCGTCATTTCAGCGGCATCGCCAAGGGGGCGCTGGCGCGGTTGCAGGCAGGCGAAGCCGGGCTGGGCTGCGGCACCCTGGCCAGCTTTGACGTCGATGGCAGCATCAACACCCAGGGCGACACCGGCGGCAGCGACGGCACCTTTGGCTATGATGTCTACAATTGTGGCACCGGCAGCCGGGACATCCTGGCGGGCAGCTTCAGCCTGACCCGCACCGAAAACATCGGCACCCAGGCGCTGGTCCAGTTCTCCCGCCAGCGCGAGCGTTTCCTGTCCGAAAGCGACCTGCGTGGCCGGTTCTGGGGCGGCTATCTCAGCCGCACCAATGTGACCGGGCTGGCCGATGGCGCGATCCACGGCGTTGGTGTCAATGGCGGCCTCTATGGCGCTCGTCAGCTCGGCGATGGCCTGTTCCTGGATTACTACGCCGCCGGGGGCTTTGGTCATCACCGCTTTGATCTCAGCTTTGCCAATGCCGGCGGCGCCATCCAGGCCGATGGCAGCTATGACTATGCCGCCGCCTATGCCGGGGTGGCCCTGTCGGGACGGCATCAGCGGGACAAGCTGCTGATCATCCCACGGGTTGGGCTGGATCTGGCCTATGCCCTGGCCGGGGATGCCGATGTCACCGCCACCCAACTGG